One window of Paenibacillus sp. FSL K6-3182 genomic DNA carries:
- a CDS encoding response regulator transcription factor, protein MYKVLVIEDDVMMSDMLSMYLSEEGYSVMQAYRADDGLRLASEFNPDLVLLDLILPDLDGMEVCALIRKRSNVPIMILSMKSEVSERVQALKAGADDYMCKPFSMHEMTARVEALIRRSNTMQTETAQQVSAAVEATEEGELIQLDFERRLLLVRGKLVETTFSEYELMKLFLAHPGKVFSREELINTIRGFDSFVTDRAIDVHIVNLRKKIEQNPKEPRLIRTVWGFGYKYTAQHTSKNQS, encoded by the coding sequence ATGTATAAGGTTTTAGTTATTGAAGATGACGTCATGATGAGTGATATGCTGTCTATGTATTTATCCGAGGAAGGCTATTCTGTCATGCAAGCTTATAGAGCGGATGATGGATTAAGACTCGCATCAGAGTTTAATCCGGACTTGGTGCTGCTTGATTTAATCTTGCCCGATCTGGACGGAATGGAAGTGTGTGCGCTAATTAGAAAGCGCTCTAACGTACCGATTATGATTCTATCCATGAAGAGTGAAGTGTCAGAAAGAGTTCAGGCTTTAAAGGCTGGAGCGGATGATTACATGTGCAAACCATTCAGCATGCACGAAATGACAGCTAGGGTAGAGGCGTTAATTCGTCGATCGAATACGATGCAGACAGAGACAGCGCAGCAGGTTTCAGCAGCAGTGGAAGCGACCGAAGAGGGGGAGCTCATTCAGCTTGATTTTGAGAGACGCCTATTGCTGGTTCGCGGGAAGTTAGTTGAAACAACCTTCTCGGAATATGAGCTGATGAAATTATTTCTTGCACATCCGGGCAAGGTGTTTAGCAGGGAAGAACTTATAAATACGATCCGCGGCTTTGATTCCTTCGTAACAGACCGTGCCATAGACGTACATATCGTCAACCTTCGCAAGAAGATTGAACAGAACCCGAAGGAACCGCGGCTCATTCGAACGGTATGGGGATTCGGCTATAAGTATACCGCTCAGCATACGAGCAAGAATCAAAGCTGA
- a CDS encoding bifunctional diguanylate cyclase/phosphodiesterase encodes MDALTGLPCRKEAFAQLELAVNVVRAAGKRMVVALVDLDKFYRLNETKGTEFGNHVLLMMGQRLAEARKAATTVSRVGGNRFMVAMPVEHDECQSMQAVEAIKNAIERPIDINGAELYLTSSIGATIYPKDGRTSEQLICRAESALYQSKEQGGNRARFYNLEDTNKLNRRIAIEAALRPALYLQQFHLSYQPIYRMEDGKLKGFEALLRWQHPELGDISPTEFIPIAEHSGLIVPIGEWVLRESCKTLANMSKYGLNSLNMSINISSLQLQDPTFSQTVLHVLKEYELAPSSFELEITESCMLHTSTTAISTLSWLRAAGVRIILDDFGTGFSSLTNLNQLPIHCLKIDKSFIRNIDLQSADRIIVEGIINLVHKLGLEVIAKGVEYKEQYELLGEWGCNYVQGFLLGKPQEPDVLDISMIRRSEYTAKKMTKGEL; translated from the coding sequence ATGGATGCGTTGACCGGTTTGCCTTGTCGCAAGGAGGCTTTTGCACAGCTGGAATTGGCCGTAAATGTCGTACGTGCAGCAGGCAAGCGGATGGTGGTGGCGTTGGTGGATTTGGATAAATTTTATCGCTTAAACGAAACCAAAGGAACAGAGTTTGGCAACCATGTACTCCTCATGATGGGGCAGCGTCTGGCTGAGGCTAGAAAGGCTGCTACAACGGTGAGTAGAGTTGGTGGAAACAGATTTATGGTAGCTATGCCTGTAGAACATGATGAATGTCAAAGCATGCAAGCTGTGGAGGCTATCAAAAATGCGATTGAGCGTCCCATCGATATTAACGGAGCGGAGCTATATTTGACCTCGAGTATTGGGGCAACGATATACCCGAAGGATGGACGAACAAGCGAACAGCTCATATGCCGAGCGGAGTCTGCCCTATACCAATCAAAAGAGCAGGGCGGCAATCGAGCAAGATTTTATAATTTGGAAGATACGAATAAGCTTAACCGACGCATCGCTATTGAAGCGGCGTTAAGACCGGCCTTATATTTACAGCAATTTCACCTCAGCTATCAACCAATCTATCGCATGGAGGACGGTAAGCTTAAAGGATTTGAAGCGCTGCTGCGCTGGCAGCATCCTGAGCTTGGCGATATTTCACCTACAGAATTTATACCTATAGCTGAGCATAGCGGTCTCATTGTACCTATTGGAGAATGGGTGCTTAGAGAATCGTGCAAAACGCTCGCGAACATGAGCAAATATGGTTTGAATAGTCTTAATATGTCAATTAATATATCTTCTCTTCAGCTGCAAGATCCGACCTTTTCACAAACGGTGCTGCATGTGTTAAAGGAGTATGAGCTTGCGCCCTCCTCATTTGAGCTTGAAATAACGGAAAGCTGTATGCTTCATACTTCAACTACAGCCATATCTACACTTAGCTGGCTTCGAGCAGCTGGCGTTCGAATCATACTAGACGATTTTGGAACAGGCTTCTCATCCCTCACCAACTTGAATCAATTGCCGATTCATTGCCTTAAGATCGATAAGTCATTCATTAGAAACATTGATCTGCAAAGCGCGGATCGCATTATCGTTGAAGGCATCATTAATCTCGTTCATAAGCTTGGTCTTGAAGTGATTGCCAAGGGTGTAGAGTACAAGGAACAATACGAATTATTAGGCGAATGGGGCTGCAATTATGTACAGGGATTCCTTCTGGGCAAACCACAGGAACCTGACGTGCTTGATATATCCATGATACGACGTTCGGAATACACAGCAAAGAAGATGACTAAAGGAGAACTGTAA